In Gopherus evgoodei ecotype Sinaloan lineage chromosome 10, rGopEvg1_v1.p, whole genome shotgun sequence, a single window of DNA contains:
- the RSL1D1 gene encoding LOW QUALITY PROTEIN: ribosomal L1 domain-containing protein 1 (The sequence of the model RefSeq protein was modified relative to this genomic sequence to represent the inferred CDS: deleted 1 base in 1 codon), producing the protein MAALDRPQVKKAVQALLAYTKTKDKTDELLLNEDENVYLMVTVWKIPPQEQVIKIPLPHGIRPETSEVCLFTKDEPELSAEQTENLYKKLLIQNGITSISQIISYKTLKKEYKPFEAKRRLLNRFDLFLADDRIRRLLPSHIGKHFYQSKKAPLSVNLKAKNLAKELNKHIQGTILPVTNKGCCYTARVGHTGMKADELLENVTVAAEVISKKLPKNWKNIKVLHLKTLKSVALPIFNSYISNLDELDKQPSLHQKGVQKKKWTKRKQKAVTKQTSTKAKVTAEKKMKNNATTKDLEMEQKRKAETLAVTEPDEDDGEIPQLVPIQTEANITGQEKTEPNQTPGKGVNMSRKPETPLGKRKMASLAPETPKTKLKLTENEEDLPTPAQQKQPKKPRIPKEVVKEKELKKTPKKTAAKSFHTPHGGRLVKSAKKAPKTPKQMSKKMKVPQSV; encoded by the exons ATGGCGGCGCTGGATCGCCCACAG GTTAAAAAGGCAGTGCAGGCCTTGCTCGCATACACAAAGACCAAAGATAAAACAGATGAACTGCTTTTGAATGAGGACGAGAATGTATACCTAATGGTGACAGTATGGAAAATCCCACCACAAGAACAAGTTATCAAAAT CCCACTTCCTCATGGTATTCGACCAGAAACATCTGAAGTTTGCCTCTTCACAAAAGATGAACCTGAATTATCTGCAGAACAGACTGAAAACTTGTACAAGAAACTGTTGATCCAGAATGGGATCACAAGTATCAGCCAG ATCATCTCTTATAAAACtctcaaaaaagaatacaaaccATTTGAAGCAAAACGTCGTCTCCTGAACAGATTTGACCTCTTCCTGGCTGATGACCGAATTAGAAGGCTTTTGCCCTCACATATAGGGAAACACTTTTATCAAAGCAAAAA GGCACCTTTATCTGTAAACCTGAAAGCCAAGAATCTAGCTAAGGAACTAAACAAACATATTCAGGGAACTATACTTCCAGTTACCAACAAGGGGTGTTGTTA TACAGCACGTGTAGGTCACACTGGCATGAAAGCTGATGAGTTATTAGAAAATGTTACTGTTGCTGCTGAGGTGATTTCCAAGAAGTTGCCAAAG AATTGGAAAAATATTAAAGTTCTTCACCTGAAAACACTCAAATCTGTTGCTCTCCCAATCTTCAATTCATATATCTCCAATTTAGATGAGCTTGACAAGCAGCCATCTCTCCATCAAAAGGGAGTACAG aaaaagaaatggacaaAAAGGAAACAGAAGGCAGTCACAAAACAGACTTCAACTAAAGCCAAAGTGACAGCTGAAAAGAAGATGAAGAATAATGCTACTACCAAAGATCTTGAGATGGAACAGAAGAGAAAGGCAGAAACCTTGGCAGTCACAGAACCAGATGAGGATGATGGAGAAATTCCGCAACTTGTTCCTATTCAAACAGAAGCCAATATAACTGGGCAGGAG AAAACTGAACCAAATCAGACTCCAGGAAAAGGTGTAAACATGAGCAGAAAACCTGAGACACCACTTGGTAAGAGAAAGATGGCATCGTTGGCTCCGGAGACtccaaaaacaaaactgaaattgaCTGAAAATGAGGAAGATTTGCCAACACCAGCTCAACAGAAACAGCCCAAGAAGCCCAGGATCCCAAAGGAAGTAGTAAAGGAGAAGGAGCTGAAAAAGACT CcaaaaaaaacagcagcaaaatccTTTCACACACCTCATGGGGGCAGGCTTGTAAAGTCAGCCAAGAAAGCTCCCAAAACACCAAAACAGATGTCCAAGAAAATGAAAGTCCCACAATCAGTCTGA